One window of the Sparus aurata chromosome 7, fSpaAur1.1, whole genome shotgun sequence genome contains the following:
- the LOC115585716 gene encoding L-rhamnose-binding lectin SML-like has translation MQAALYGRADRETCSEGRPAQQLNNIQCSQKGVWKSSRKPVMVRVCVNSAEFFSILLIPAMASTNTSTYLCIPAIHTVACEHSLAFLQCDEGKVIFVLGADYGRRDSSTCSINRPANHLQNTLCSRPTTKVAESCNGKSSCSVKASNSVFGDPCSDSYKYLVPSTELSPLSSISQSPAATSLALCQCGAGPDEQRSSLEGERPGPFHKASTRFNIIFKQRHRITKLTEFTGASRHGDRIEVVMEEPNADLTQEAG, from the exons ATGCAGGCAGCGCTGTATGGACGAGCtgacagagagacctgcagtGAGGGCAGACCGGCACAGCAGCTGAACAACATACAGTGCTCTCAGAAGGGCGTCTGGAAGTCTTCAAGAAAAC CTGTGAtggtaagagtgtgtgtgaattcaGCAGAGTTCTTCTCCATTCTTCTGATCCCTGCCATGGCATCTACAAATACAAGCACCTACCTCTGCATCCCAGCAA TCCACACTGTAGCATGTGAACATTCTTTGGCATTCCTGCAGTGTG ATGAAGGGAAGGTTATATTTGTCCTCGGTGCTGATTATGGGCGCCGTGACAGCAGCACATGCTCCATCAACCGACCTGCCAATCATCTCCAAAACACCCTTTGCTCAAGGCCCACTACCAAAGTTGCTGAGAG CTGTAACGGGAAGAGCAGCTGCTCTGTCAAAGCAAGCAACTCTGTGTTTGGAGATCCCTGTAGTGACAGTTACAAGTACCTGGTACCAAGTACAGAAT TATCACCACTCTCCAGCATCAGCCAGTCCCCAGCTGCCACGTCACTGGCTCTTTGCCAATGTGGTGCTGGACCTGATGAGCAGAGATCATCTTTGGAGGGAGAGAGGCCGGGGCCTTTTCACAAAGCTTCAACG aggttcaacattatcttcaagcAAAGGCATCGCATTACCAAGCTTACTGAGTTCACTGGTGCATCTCGTCATGGCGACAG GATTGAGGTTGTAATGGAGGAACCAAATGCAGATCTGACTCAAGAGGCAGGATAA
- the LOC115584993 gene encoding galactose-specific lectin nattectin-like, with product MDMQTERPAVRADLHNSSPVQSALSRALWTSSGGEMASALPLVLLCLAVSAAAACPSGWTRIGSRCFTVQRRSLTMVDAELNCIRLGGNLASIHSYREHILIRGLIRRGLHFHARVWIGLTDAVQEGKWLWTDGSRFVFSRWGSGEPNNDRGREDCTEIIFRGEYWNDARCTNRYASVCVRRH from the exons ATGgacatgcagacagagagacctgcagtGAGGGCCGACCTCCACAACAGCTCACCTGTACAAAGTGCTCTCAGCAGGGCACTGTGGACGTCCTCAGGAGGAG AGATGGCATCAGCTCTTCCTCTCGTGCTCCTCTGTTTGGCC gtgtctgctgctgcag CCTGTCCTTCTGGTTGGACTCGGATTGGCTCGCGCTGTTTCACTGTTCAACGCAGAAGCCTGACGATGGTTGATGCAGAG CTCAACTGCATTCGCCTTGGTGGGAACCTGGCCTCAATCCACAGCTACAGGGAACACATCTTGATCAGGGGATTGATTAGAAGAGGCCTTCACTTTCACGCGCGTGTCTGGATTGGGCTGACTGATGCAGTTCAG GAGGGAAAGTGGCTGTGGACTGATGGGTCGAGGTTTGTCTTCAGTCGCTGGGGTAGCGGGGAGCCCAATAACGACCGTGGAAGAGAAGACTGTACCGAGATCATCTTCAGAG GGGAGTATTGGAATGATGCACGTTGTACCAATAGGTatgcttctgtttgtgtgaggaGACATTGA
- the LOC115584987 gene encoding L-rhamnose-binding lectin SML-like has translation MFSSRLTISTLLLAATCLLMTEDVSSKSVISCDNTVSDQHLSCDSGVISVQAALYGRADRETCSEGRPPQQLTNTKCSQQGTVDVLRRRCDGKRVCELNTNVVHTSDPCPGTFKYLETNYTCFPAFHLVVCEHSLARLYCDEGQVILVYGADYGRRDRTTCSYQRPASQIQNVYCSHPTRRVAESCNGKNSCIIRASNSVFGDPCVGTYKYLEVAYTCQYPV, from the exons atgttcaGCTCCAGGCTTACCATCAGCACACTGT TGCTGGCAGCAACTTGTTTGCTCATGACGGAAG atgtttcctCAAAGAGTGTCATCAGCTGTGACAACACCGTCAGTGATCAACATCTAAGCTGTG ACAGCGGTGTGATCAGTGTGCAGGCAGCTCTGTATGGacgtgcagacagagagacctgcagtGAGGGCAGACCTCCACAACAGCTCACCAATACAAAGTGCTCTCAGCAGGGCACTGTGGACGTCCTCAGGAGGAG GTGTGATGGCAAGAGAGTGTGTGAACTGAATACAAATGTCGTCCATACTTCTGATCCCTGCCCGGGCACCTTTAAATATTTGGAGACCAACTACACCTGCTTCCCAGCAT TTCACCTTGTGGTTTGTGAGCACTCTTTGGCACGCCTTTATTGTG ATGAAGGGCAGGTTATACTTGTCTACGGGGCTGATTATGGGCGCCGTGACCGCACCACGTGCTCTTACCAACGTCCTGCTTCTCAGATCCAAAATGTCTACTGCTCACACCCTACGAGAAGAGTGGCTGAGAG CTGTAATGGAAAAAACAGCTGTATTATCAGAGCGAGCAACTCTGTGTTTGGAGACCCGTGTGTCGGCACCTATAAGTACCTGGAGGTGGCCTACACATGCCAGT ATCCTGTATGA